The genomic DNA CCAACTATCCCCATCTCCACGATGCGAGTCTTGCCGCAACCCTTCAGCAGTACGGCTGGCAACTCATTCCTCGTCTTCCCATCTATCCCCAGTACGATGATTGGCTTGCTCCAGATCTCAAGGCTCAGGTGCGATCGTGGCGCGATTCCCTTCTGCAATTACCGATTGGAAACGGCAAAGCAAAGGCTCTAATGGGTTAACGCTAGACGGGCACCCGCTCCACAGCCGTCTCGAAACGTCCATCTGCCCATAAGCGCACCATGCGAAATCCCGGCGCTTCATCATCGATCGCAAAGGTTTCGCTGTGGGGCTTGAACTGGACACAGGTTGAAGGACTCCCCAGGTAGGTTACACCCCGCCGCCGCTGCTCAAACACCTGATGGATATGCCCAAATAACACTAGCCTCACCTGAGGATGCCGATCGATCACCGCTAGAAAATCTTCCGCATTGTTCAGCCCGATCTCCCTCATCCAGGCAGACCCCACATCAAATACCGGATGATGCAGTGCCACAAATGCCGGAAGATCCGGATAACGACGCAGCGCCTCGTCTAATTCCTGTAGGCTCTCCGGGGACAACTCACCACCCACCTTTCCCTCCACCCTGGAGTTGAGCAGAATGCCCTGCCATCCCCCCCACCGTAATAATTTCTCACTCCGAAAAGGTGCATCGCTGAGAATTGACGTTATCAACTCCGGACAATCATGGTTCCCCGGAATCCGGTATGCCGGAACACCAAGTGGAACGATCGCCTTCCGCAGATGCTCGTAAGATTCTTGCGTCTCATCCTGAGACAGATCTCCCGTCAGCAATAGAATATCAGGCTGCCTCTGCCGAACCCGCTCCAGTACAGCTTGAAGCGATCGCAAAGCGCTGCCGCCTGCGGCGGATCGAGCAGTCGTTACATCTTTCAAAGCCTGGTCACAGTTCTCAAACAGATGGGTGTCTGTGATCTGGGCGATCGTTAAGCCTGTACTTATCATAGATGTGAATCAAACTCAATTTTTCTTTCAGAGTTATTTCCAGCGCATTAATCCCAAAAGATTTCCTAATCAGCCCATACTTTAAACGAATGCAGCAAGATTTGATATACTGATCATCAGATTAATATGGCGGCATAGCCAAGTGGTAAGGCAGAGGTCTGCAAAACCTCCACTCCCCAGTTCGAATCTGGGTGCCGCCTTAAAATGTGTTGTACAATCACAAATTCTTTTGTACGATCGCACACTATATGTCGCTCGTCGCACGTTAGTGTCGTTGTGACTGTTCACATTATATTGCGCAATTTCCAAACGACTTGCGCAACGTGCCTCTTTGGGCGTTTTTCGCTAAGTTCAAATGACTTACGCAAAATTACAACAGTTTTCAAATGGCTTGCGCAATTAACCCAATCAAAATCATCCGATTTTTGCCCAGTTACTACAACACATACAGATAGATGCTTTCAGAGGGTTATTCAGCTTGATTTTATGGCAAATGAGTTGCGCAAAATGAGAATTTGGCAAATGAGTTGCGCAAATTACATCAATTTCCAAATAACTTGCGCAATACCTTTACGTTGTCTTGCTGTCAGCCGTCACGCTATTTTGCGCCGGCATCACATTCGTTGCGCTGCACAAAAAATATGAGAGGCAAGCTACTCTTTTGTAAACGCTTCTTTACAGTAAGCAATGTAGCTGTACGTTTTCACGAAAAATGGCGCGGCTTTCAAACTCGTGGCGCGTAGCCCGATTTGACCTGCATTTTAAGCCTTTCAAATTCATGGCGCGAATTTTTCTTGTTTTCAAATTCGTGGCGCATTTGATTGCCGTGACTGTTCGTATCTATCAAATGACAGTCATCTTGGCGGGGACGACAGCTACGACTCTTGCCTTAGAAAAAGCGATCGCATAGTGTCGTTTACAGTCACAAGAGGCTGAAAGCCTTATCAAAACCTGCTTTGGGGTCCGATCGCTGTTGTCGCGACAAGAAGCGATCCGTGGGGTGGCAAGAGCCGCACCTGTCGTCACCCGCCAATGTCGCTGTCGTCTGATAGGTTTCTCTTTTTCGTCCAGCGAGCATCCGTATGCTTTTGCACCAAGCGATGTGAATTGTCCTACTAGCCTTGGGGAATCTCGCCCTGCTTGAGGAGTTCATTTTCTTTGTCGCTGTTGTGCTGCTTCGGCATAGGAATGAGTGTGGCATCTAAAATCTGTTTGGCTTTAGTAGCGTAGCCCTGTTGAAATAGGTAGCCATCGAATTGCTCAAACAAATGCTCGATTAACCCCTGTTCGCTCAACTGTTTGCGAAATAGGCAGACTGTTGTTGCATCCGGCAGTTCATCTGTCAGGCTAAAGTCCATAAACTGCATAAACGACAAGCGGTCACTCACCTAATATTCTAGTTCCTCATCGAGGCATATTGTACAACTGCTGCAACACCAATAACTTCAACATCACAATCACGTCGATTGCTTTGCGTCCCGCATTACTCTTGCCGAGTTTATGGTGGATTTGCTCTAGCGTCGAACGAAAGGTTTTCCAGGGAATGATTTCGTTGAGCCGTACCAGTAAATCTTTTTTCTGCGTTAGTTTGGCTTGCCGTTCTTCCCAGTCCCAAAATTCAGCTTTGCCCTGTCAAATTAAAGTGCCTCACCATTTATCGGTTTGCAAATGACTCTCAACAAGCACTCAATCAACATATCGAAATTACCCTCCGATAATTCATATAAATTAGTCATTACTTCAAAACTAATCAATTCTGATGTTTCCGGTGAGTTAAGAAAATCATTGAGGACATGTACAACCTGTACCATTTCCTCTAATTCTAAATTTTTGAATTCAAATTTATGTCTAAAGTAGTCAAGGAGATCAAGTTTCTTTAGCGTCTTAATTAATTTAATAGAACCAACGAGAATTAATGCCAGCTTAGTTGTTTTTGAAAACATCACAATATCTACTAAAGCTTGATTGGTCATAAGGTGGGCATTGTCAATTGTTAAACTTCTAACTTGAAGAACCTCAATCAAACTCCAACCCTTTAACTTGGCACTATGAAGTTTATCCTCATAGTTAAGGCTAGAACTTACACTATCTAGAATTAGTTGACGAAGAACTGTAGAGGTACAAGAAGATGTGCATTGAATATAGTGAGCGCTGGAAGGAAAATCTTGAGCTAAACCTGGCGCTTGGATAAATTGCGAAACGCAATACTCAATGGCTTTTGTTTTTCCGGTTCCTTGGCTACCAATAACTAAACCAAATCGCCTATAGTTATGGCACTGCTCAAACCATTGTAGAAGCTGAGTAAGCTGCTTCGTTTCTATCAAAAAAGAACCGTTTATAAAGCTCTCTATTCTATTGTTTACCGCCAGATTGTTTTGAACCATTTTCACCTTCATTAACCAGCTTCTAATATTAAGGGAAATCCAAATCAATGCAAACTTTTCTTTTTTAATAGGCAGTTTTAGTTGCTTAGTGGTGCAGAAAACTCCTGAAGCTTTAGGAGGTGTTCAAGAACTAGATTTACACATTCATATTCCGATTCAGCAACGCCTATATCTGGTTCTTCCCTATGTTATTCTAGTAGGAAGATAATCGCGAGTGTTCACACAAATTTTTTATAGATATGGAGGATGTAATAATAAATTATTTCTCTGGGGGCTACTCCTTCGGATACTTATTAAGTCTTACCGGTAGCAATTCACGACTAGATTCTTTAATGTTTGAGCCTCTTGGTAAGTCACTCATTCCCCTGCTTGATGAATTCTGGGTTCTGGCTTTTGTCTTTACAAGATTTGGGTTTTTATCAGGCTCAGTTAACCAGATTTGGCATCGAGTTTCTAAACGATAACGAGAGTGAATATTATGGTTGTATTGAAGGATGTAATCCTCAAACAAATCCTTCAACTCCTCGTACCTCAGAGTAGTAGTTTGCTATGGGAAATCAGTAAGCCTCGATACTGATTGATGCTTCAACAAATTCACGCTTAGACCCTGAAGCATTCGTTCAATACTACCCGTGAATGAGAGATGCCTGCCTACCTTCAACCTAAGAAGCTGAATTCTTTGGGTTTCGGCAAAGCGAGCAAGACTGGTTGAATTGCTTGTCAGTTCAGTACCCCCGTCCGTCAGGAGAAACTGAGGAATGCCTCCAGTTGTCCAGAGGTCAGGTGAGTCATAGCGTGATGGATAGTTTTTAGGGCAAACTGCGTGAAGTAATGCGGCGATTACGGCATTATCTTCTCCTTCATCTTCATGAGTTAAGCGGTAACCTACAATTGTTTTTGAGTAGAGAGCAGAAACGATAGCAAGAATAAGGCGACTGTTTGGAGGAGACTCTTCAGTGAGATTTGAGCTAAAAATTGTCAAACTTATTAGCCAAATCTGGTTGATGAATTTTGCTTGCATGCAATTGCTTAATTCCAATTCTGTTTCTCCTGATTTCATACTTTCTACCTCCTGTATAAAGCTGAATCTTCATTAGCACTTGGCTCTACAGGTGTTAACTCACCTGATTAATTGGCTGAACAACGGTCGTGAATATCAACGCTAGGTATGTTACTTAACCTACGCTTAGTGAGTAATTTGCAGACCTCTGCCTCTTTCAACCTACCCCCAATACTTCTTGTTCTACTGTGCTTCAAACAAGAAATAGCCTATGCACTGTAAAAATTGATTGTGACAGTAAGAATTAGTCACAGTCCCGGATGGCATGGCGACTTTCAACCTACCCGCTGTTGAGAAATCAATCGAACCGGCTGTTTGAACGTCGGTGGGAGAAAGTTGTATGACTTTCAACCTATCCGCCGCTGAAGAATCGATCGCACCTCCGGAGGCTAAAACTTTTGCTACACCAAGGTTTGTAGAAACCTTTTGCCAAAGCCCAAAATTGGGCTACTATTCCTT from Leptolyngbya ohadii IS1 includes the following:
- a CDS encoding phosphodiesterase, which encodes MISTGLTIAQITDTHLFENCDQALKDVTTARSAAGGSALRSLQAVLERVRQRQPDILLLTGDLSQDETQESYEHLRKAIVPLGVPAYRIPGNHDCPELITSILSDAPFRSEKLLRWGGWQGILLNSRVEGKVGGELSPESLQELDEALRRYPDLPAFVALHHPVFDVGSAWMREIGLNNAEDFLAVIDRHPQVRLVLFGHIHQVFEQRRRGVTYLGSPSTCVQFKPHSETFAIDDEAPGFRMVRLWADGRFETAVERVPV
- a CDS encoding ATP-binding protein, with translation MVQNNLAVNNRIESFINGSFLIETKQLTQLLQWFEQCHNYRRFGLVIGSQGTGKTKAIEYCVSQFIQAPGLAQDFPSSAHYIQCTSSCTSTVLRQLILDSVSSSLNYEDKLHSAKLKGWSLIEVLQVRSLTIDNAHLMTNQALVDIVMFSKTTKLALILVGSIKLIKTLKKLDLLDYFRHKFEFKNLELEEMVQVVHVLNDFLNSPETSELISFEVMTNLYELSEGNFDMLIECLLRVICKPINGEAL
- a CDS encoding transposase yields the protein MSDRLSFMQFMDFSLTDELPDATTVCLFRKQLSEQGLIEHLFEQFDGYLFQQGYATKAKQILDATLIPMPKQHNSDKENELLKQGEIPQG
- a CDS encoding transposase family protein encodes the protein MKSGETELELSNCMQAKFINQIWLISLTIFSSNLTEESPPNSRLILAIVSALYSKTIVGYRLTHEDEGEDNAVIAALLHAVCPKNYPSRYDSPDLWTTGGIPQFLLTDGGTELTSNSTSLARFAETQRIQLLRLKVGRHLSFTGSIERMLQGLSVNLLKHQSVSRLTDFP